TTTTTGTGCCGGAAGGGATCTGCTCAAAGGATATCCCCGGTGATTCACCTGCGCCTTTGCAGGTGTAGATATCCGGAAGGGTGGACCCGGGGACCAGCGAATCGACACGGAGGGAGAGCAGCCCCGTGAGGGCTGCGGATGTCTGGGCCTGAGGCACGGTCGTATTTCCCGCCACAGGAGTTGCAACAGATGACCTGACTCCAGGAGGAGAGGACGGGGCCGTGCAGCCGGCCCCGAGACAAAGGAGACAGACGAGCAGGATAAAAATGAGGAGAACCGGTTTTTCCATACCCGTAGATTCACATGCCGGCACATAAGCCTGACGGAGACCGGCCGCACAACCGGCTACCTGTATATACTTCCGGCATCAATAGCTCGTACGATAACGGGTCCGCGAGCAGGAGACACGTACCCTGAGGGATTGCCATGAAAATGCAGAACACACAACCGCAGACAACCGTAGCCGGGCCCGTCCCGTTGAGTTTCTGTATCATCCTCAGCCAGGATAACAGGATTGAACGCCTGATCGATCGCCCGCTTGAGGAGTACCTGACAGAAGTCCGCAAAGCTTCTATCGCCTGGATCGATTGCAGTATCCCTGACGACGACCGGGAGATTGAACGGATCGCCCAGGCGGCCGGGTTTTCCAAGATCCCCATCCCCAAACTGACCACCGGTTTTTATTCAGCGTACGAGGATTATGATACCGAGCTGGGCATCATGCTCCCCTCGGTAACGGTCAAGATCGAGAAGATGACCGTTCATCCCCTCTTCATCCTTATCCGGGATAACCTCGTCCTGACCGTCCATTCCGAAGAGATCAACCGTCTGCTCAGGTTCTCCCGGTACGCCCAGCAGTTCTTCAAGCGGATCTCTCCCGAGAACACGGGAGACAAGATCACCCTCATCCTTGAGCGGATCATCGACGAGAACAATGACCGGAACTTCGAGTACCTCCGGGAGATCGAGATGCACGGGGATGCGATCAGCAAATCCCTGATCGAGGAGAGCGTTGCCAAGAAGAAGATCGCCCACGAGATTTACCGCATGAAGCACGTGCTCATCGATTACCTGAACGTGCTCTGGGCAACAAAAGATGTGGTGGATTCGCTCCGGTATGGGGATGCCGATCTTATCACCAACGACGAGAAACTGCTCGGCAGGATCGGTATCCTCTCGGACAACATTGACCGGCATATCGAGCTCACGGAGCAGATGTCCAACGTGCTCGCCTCGGGTCTTGAAGTGATGCAGAGCATCTACAACAACCAGCTCCAGAGCCTCAACAACCGCTTTGCTCTCGTAACCGCGTACCTTACCGTGCTCGGCACGGCCTTCCTCGTTCCCAACACGATTGCCACGATCGCGGGGAGCGGGATCATGGAGGGAACAATGGCTGCACAGTGGTGGTACCTGCCGCTCCTCATCGTCTCAACCATTGTTGCAACCATGACCTCGTTCCTCTGGGTGCTCCATGTCTGGAAGAAGAAGGAAGAAGACTGACGGGGCAGGAGAAACCGGCATTCCGGATCATCCTTTTTTTATGAAGAACTCACCGTCAGAGGGTTCTGGAGTTATACACCGGGTCTTACTCCTTAAAACCCAAAAAACGATCTCAACCATATTATGAATGTTACCCGAAAAAAACGTGGGAAAAAATTCAGAAGAAAACTGATTCCGCGAGGATCTTGAGACCCGTCAGGATGAGGATAATGCCACCGGCGATCTCTATCCGGTTGCCGAGAATATCCTCCAGCCGCTCACCCAGCATCACGCCGGCGAACGAGATGAGGAAGCATACCGTGCCGATTATGATTGCGGGGAGGAGAACCGGAGTCCCCATAATACCGAAGGTCACCCCGACCGCGAGCGCATCTATGCTCGTGGCAAGGGAGAGGATGATAACCGGCACCAGCTGCAGACTGTCAGGGTGTGATTCTTCTCCACCCCGTAGTCCTTCATGGCACATCCTGCCCCCGATGATTGCGAGGAGCAGGAACGCTATCCACGGCGCATAGATGGAGATCAGCCCGAAGAATGCAGCTCCTGCAACCCAGCCCGCAAGGGTCATCCCTGCCTGGAATACGCCGAAGAAGAGGGCAACGTATGCAGCAATAGAAAGGAGCCGGGATTTCGTGGTTGTTCCAAGA
Above is a window of uncultured Methanoregula sp. DNA encoding:
- a CDS encoding manganese efflux pump MntP family protein, encoding MDLVTPLIIGIGLSMDCFAVSLALGTTTKSRLLSIAAYVALFFGVFQAGMTLAGWVAGAAFFGLISIYAPWIAFLLLAIIGGRMCHEGLRGGEESHPDSLQLVPVIILSLATSIDALAVGVTFGIMGTPVLLPAIIIGTVCFLISFAGVMLGERLEDILGNRIEIAGGIILILTGLKILAESVFF
- a CDS encoding CorA family divalent cation transporter; this translates as MKMQNTQPQTTVAGPVPLSFCIILSQDNRIERLIDRPLEEYLTEVRKASIAWIDCSIPDDDREIERIAQAAGFSKIPIPKLTTGFYSAYEDYDTELGIMLPSVTVKIEKMTVHPLFILIRDNLVLTVHSEEINRLLRFSRYAQQFFKRISPENTGDKITLILERIIDENNDRNFEYLREIEMHGDAISKSLIEESVAKKKIAHEIYRMKHVLIDYLNVLWATKDVVDSLRYGDADLITNDEKLLGRIGILSDNIDRHIELTEQMSNVLASGLEVMQSIYNNQLQSLNNRFALVTAYLTVLGTAFLVPNTIATIAGSGIMEGTMAAQWWYLPLLIVSTIVATMTSFLWVLHVWKKKEED